TAGTGGCTTTTCCCGTAGCTATCGTTGGTGCCCGGCTTTATTACGTGGCCTTCGAATGGGATTATTACGGTAAGAATCTGATAAAAATCATTGATTTTTGGAATGGCGGGATAGCAGGTATTGCTATTTACGGCGGGCTGATAGCTGGTGCTATCGTTCTCTACTTTTTCTGTCGGAGAAGGCTGATTCACCCAGTTGATTTTCTAGATATTGCAGCACCAAGTGTGATGATTGCCCAGAGTATTGGTCGCTGGGGAAATTTTGCCAACCATGAAGCCTATGGTGCAGCAGTTAAGAGTTTGAACTACCTGCCTAGCTTTATTCGTGAGAATATGTATATCGAAGGCAGTTACAGACAGCCAACTTTCCTCTATGAATCTCTGTGGAACCTACTTGGTTTTATCTTGATTATTGTTCTCCGCCGTCGGCCTAAGTTGCTGAGACAGGGAGAAATCGCCGCCTTCTATCTAATCTGGTATGGATTTGGTCGGATGATTATTGAGGGTATGCGGACGGACAGTCTTATGTTTGCTGGTCTGCGCGTTTCCCAATGGCTGTCGCTGATTCTTATTTTTGTCGGAATCGGCATCATCATTTACCAAAGAAAAAAGAAAGCCCCTTATTATCAAGAATAAGAAATGCTTAGAGCTGCTGACTCTTGTAAGAGATGTCAGCGATGAAAGGAGAGAAATATGATAATTGAAATTGCTTATGCTTTACTGGCGGTAGCCCTCATTATCTTCGTGATTTATTTGACGATAACCGTCAAAAATCTGGGTGAGAAAGCTGGTAAGATGCTCGATGAAACAGAAAATACCATCAAGGTCTTGACTTCTGATGTCAACGTGACCCTTCACCAAACCAATGATTTACTGGCCAAGGTCAATGTCTTAACTGACGACATCAATCAAAAAGTCGCAACTATTGATCCTTTGTTTACAGCTGTTGCA
This window of the Streptococcus sanguinis genome carries:
- the lgt gene encoding prolipoprotein diacylglyceryl transferase, with the protein product MIDPVAIQLGPISIRWYAICIVTGLVLAVYLAMKEAPRRKIIPDDILDFILVAFPVAIVGARLYYVAFEWDYYGKNLIKIIDFWNGGIAGIAIYGGLIAGAIVLYFFCRRRLIHPVDFLDIAAPSVMIAQSIGRWGNFANHEAYGAAVKSLNYLPSFIRENMYIEGSYRQPTFLYESLWNLLGFILIIVLRRRPKLLRQGEIAAFYLIWYGFGRMIIEGMRTDSLMFAGLRVSQWLSLILIFVGIGIIIYQRKKKAPYYQE
- a CDS encoding DUF948 domain-containing protein; the protein is MIIEIAYALLAVALIIFVIYLTITVKNLGEKAGKMLDETENTIKVLTSDVNVTLHQTNDLLAKVNVLTDDINQKVATIDPLFTAVADLSESVSDLNVQARTLSKKAVSAGKGTVKTTAGLSALRFASKLFKK